The following proteins come from a genomic window of Proteiniphilum propionicum:
- a CDS encoding FKBP-type peptidyl-prolyl cis-trans isomerase translates to MKGKNLFSIAVMALGSVLFMSCNTASTPKASLNNSIDSVSYAYGVNLADQGGLIQFMEQMGIIQSASSIEYDYQMRIAAADSLQKQTLQKEMNAKIDSLNKVNAPKLNQFIKGFREAMSGGEEKTAYIQGLSIGSQVSQQMIPQFNQMLFGEDSTKKINKDQLLSGLIGTLKNEQLAISKMDAGVFVNSEVEKAQAREMARQEEELKVQYKDSIAAGDAFLAENAKREGVVTLPSGLQYEILRAGTGAVPTDTDRVKVNYHGTLINGVVFDSSVDRGEPATFGVTQVIPGWTEALKLMPVGSKWRLYVPYDLAYGAQDRGTIKPFSNLVFDVELLGIEK, encoded by the coding sequence ATGAAAGGGAAAAATTTATTTTCAATTGCCGTTATGGCATTAGGCAGTGTCTTATTTATGTCCTGCAATACAGCATCAACCCCGAAAGCATCTTTGAATAACAGCATCGACAGTGTTTCTTACGCTTACGGTGTAAATCTTGCCGATCAGGGCGGATTAATCCAGTTCATGGAACAGATGGGTATTATTCAGAGTGCATCAAGTATTGAGTACGATTACCAGATGAGAATTGCTGCAGCTGACTCCTTGCAGAAGCAGACATTACAGAAAGAGATGAACGCTAAGATCGACTCTTTAAACAAGGTAAATGCACCTAAGTTAAACCAGTTTATCAAAGGTTTTCGTGAAGCAATGAGTGGCGGTGAAGAGAAAACTGCTTACATTCAAGGGTTAAGTATCGGTTCTCAGGTGTCTCAGCAGATGATACCACAGTTTAACCAGATGCTTTTCGGCGAAGATTCAACAAAGAAAATCAATAAAGATCAGCTGTTGTCAGGGCTTATTGGTACATTGAAAAACGAACAGCTTGCTATCTCAAAGATGGATGCAGGAGTGTTTGTCAATTCAGAAGTTGAAAAGGCTCAGGCCAGAGAAATGGCTCGGCAGGAGGAAGAGTTGAAGGTTCAGTACAAGGACAGCATTGCTGCAGGTGATGCATTTCTGGCAGAGAATGCCAAAAGAGAAGGTGTTGTAACGCTTCCCAGCGGATTGCAATATGAAATTCTTCGTGCCGGAACCGGAGCTGTTCCAACTGATACCGATAGAGTAAAGGTTAATTATCATGGTACGCTGATCAATGGAGTTGTGTTCGATAGCAGCGTCGACAGAGGAGAGCCTGCAACATTCGGCGTTACCCAGGTAATCCCCGGATGGACCGAAGCCCTCAAGCTGATGCCTGTCGGTTCTAAGTGGAGATTATATGTTCCCTACGATCTGGCTTATGGCGCACAAGACCGTGGCACCATCAAACCATTCTCCAATCTTGTTTTCGATGTGGAGTTACTGGGAATAGAGAAATAA
- a CDS encoding FKBP-type peptidyl-prolyl cis-trans isomerase yields the protein MNKLSYALGMSMASNLMNSGLRELDVDSFVKAFTDVMNNTNLSMSPQEANEVIQSYFRKKEDEMLVGNLKKGEAFLEENKKRENVITLSSGLQYKVLTNGNGAKPKATDRVKCHYHGTLINGKVFDSSVERGQPAVFGVNQVIKGWVEALQLMSVGSKWRLFIPSHLAYGEQGAGNSIEPNSTLIFDVELLGIV from the coding sequence ATGAATAAATTAAGCTACGCGCTGGGGATGAGTATGGCTTCCAACCTTATGAACTCGGGGCTCCGTGAACTAGATGTAGATTCTTTTGTTAAGGCATTTACAGATGTCATGAACAACACAAACCTCTCTATGAGCCCTCAGGAAGCAAATGAGGTAATACAGTCTTATTTCAGAAAAAAAGAAGATGAGATGCTTGTTGGTAATCTGAAGAAAGGAGAAGCTTTTCTGGAGGAAAACAAGAAAAGGGAGAATGTAATAACTCTTTCCAGCGGGCTGCAGTACAAAGTACTTACCAATGGGAACGGGGCTAAGCCCAAAGCTACCGACAGGGTAAAATGTCATTATCATGGCACACTTATCAACGGCAAGGTTTTTGACAGCTCTGTCGAAAGAGGCCAACCTGCAGTATTCGGGGTAAACCAGGTGATCAAAGGCTGGGTAGAAGCTTTGCAGCTTATGTCTGTTGGTTCTAAATGGAGATTATTTATTCCCTCTCATCTTGCATATGGAGAACAGGGAGCCGGGAACTCCATCGAACCCAACTCGACACTTATCTTCGATGTGGAATTATTAGGAATAGTATAA